A window of Physeter macrocephalus isolate SW-GA chromosome 6, ASM283717v5, whole genome shotgun sequence genomic DNA:
ATTCCCTTGGTAATGGTAAGTTGGGCTCCCCCTGCTGTTAAAAAGCAGACTAGAGTAAGTTTGCAAATCTTGTTTTTGTCTTCCTAATTTTGAGCCATCACCCATGGACAAATGAAAATTATTCTGTGAACTTTTGGGTTTATGTTTTGAAACAGGGAATATAATTAATTTatcagacatttattttaaaggctttCCTTGCGATTGGTGCATGGAATGCTTACTTTACAAGTTTGTTCTTCGACAGGTGCTCCTGTGTCTTTTTTAAAGATGTGGtgaccatttctttcttctggttTTTATTTGTAGGAATCTTTGCCTTTAAGTGTGCTCGTGCAGAAGAATTATTTAATATGTTGCAAGAGATTATGCAGAATAATAGTATAAATGTAGTGGAGGAGCCAGTTGTTGAAAGGAATAATCATCAGACAGAATTGGAAGTCCCCAGAACACCTCGAACACCTACAAGTAAGTGtccattttccttcttctattATAAACTATAGATTATGGTTATTTAATCTATAAATTGTTAGGAATTACCATTGGCTAACATAAGTATAGTGAttgtgagttttaaaaaactgttagctatcattataaacatttttaatattttaaatatgaaaacattaaatgtttcatattatttaaaatgtgagtGGAAAGTTAGAGTGGAGGGGGTACGCTGTTTTGCTCTGGTTTCTCATATGTCTTGCCAGAAACACCTTCCTTAAACCTCTCAGTGCTGATtgtattctcattcttttttttttttttaaacatctttattggagtataactgttttacaatggtgtgttagtttctgctttacaacaaagtgaatcagttatacatatacatatgttcccatatctctcccctctcgCATCTCCCGGATATTGTTTTAGTTGTTCACTTTTGGCAAATTGACCTTTGGTACACATTTTCAGGACTGTGTTGTGTATAAAAATAGAGGCTGGCTTCTGGTGGAAAGGCTCGACCGCCCTCCATGACTAGAGACCATCTACAGTACGTGCggcaaggaagaaaaattaagaaatacactATTTGTGCTTTGANNNNNNNNNNNNNNNNNNNNNNNNNNNNNNNNNNNNNNNNNNNNNNNNNNNNNNNNNNNNNNNNNNNNNNNNNNNNNNNNNNNNNNNNNNNNNNNNNNNNNNNNNNNNNNNNNNNNNNNNNNNNNNNNNNNNNNNNNNNNNNNNNNNNNNNNNNNNNNNNNNNNNNNNNNNNNNNNNNNNNNNNNNNNNNNNNNNNNNNNNNNNNNNNNNNNNNNNNNNNNNNNNNNNNNNNNNNNNNNNNNNNNNNNNNNNNNNNNNNNNNNNNNNNNNNNNNNNNNNNNNNNNtgccatatcttctttatccattcatctgttgatggacacttaggttgcttccatgtcctggctattgtaaatagagctgcaatgaacattttggtacatgactctttttgaattatggttttctcagggtatatgcccagtagtgggattgcggggtcatatggtagttctctttgtagttttttaaggaacctccatactgttctccatagtggctgtatcaattttcattcccaccagcagtctcattcatttttattctctgtgCCCTACCCCTGTATCCTTTcttaaaccaataaacaaacaaaaactcagctCCAGGGTTTGCTGCTCAGAACTTACCTAATGGATATCCCCGATACCCCTCATTTGGAGACACTTCATCCCATCCTTCAAGCAGACATCCTTCTGTGGGAAGTGCACGCCTGCCTTCAGTAGGTGAAGAGTCTACACATCCCTTGCTTGTGGCTGAGGAACAAGTAAGCATGTCCTACTGTCTAACATATTGTGTGGGGTTAGAGTGTTATTGTGCTAACACTTGAAGGTTTTAGTTTGAATTttaactgtcactatttgtataTGACTTTTGTAGTGAAGACTCAGAGGAAATAGCATGTATTTTCTGTCATATACCCAAATATATATAGGTGTTGAGGGAAACTTAGCATTACAGTAAGTTTGTGGGTTCACAGGAGAGGTGCATCTGTATATAAAGACGGACATAACCAATGGCCAATGCTGTTAACAATAACCTCCAATGAAAGCTTTTtatgttacagtttttttttgtttttcttttttggcggtacgcgggcctctcactgttatggcctctcccgttgcggagcgcaggctccggatgcacaggctcagcggccatggctcacgggcccagccgctccgcggcatgtgggatcttcccggaccggggcacgaacccgtgtcccctgcatcagcaggcggactctcaaccactgcgccaccagggaagccctatgttacAGTTTTTATAGTTAGTGGACTACCAGCAGTAAGGCAGATTTTGTTGTCAGTGGTTTAACAGAGCAATTTAATATTCCCGaccattatattttcattttaggaCTAAAGTTATCTGGTTGAACATTGTCTATGTATTACTTAGTTATACTTATCTTTTGTCAACAATATGGTTGTTTATCATTAAGaaatttttactgttttgaaatccatttgtttgtgttcttGTTAAATGAGTTCTTATTTACTATAATTACATTTCCcttagttttgaattttatttttgagtttttcaaattttatgtatAGACTTCTGGACTTTTTTTATATTGTCTCCCccacaaaataccacaaacttttCTAAGTAGCAATAATTTCctggtatctattttatatctatgcATTTTACAGAACTCTTATTGAATCTAGTAGGGTCTATCTCTTTATATAGTCAGATCATctataaattatgataaatttctcttcctttttaataccTGATTTCTAAATCAGGTTTTAATGCATTGATGAGAATTTTAGAACAAAATCAAAGTAATAATCTCCATTTGttcctgattttttatttttttctacagaatGCTTATCATGTTTCACCATCACATgtattttaaagtagttattcTATTATCAAGCTAGGAAGACATTTCTacatttctcccacctcccccccaACCTTTTTGTTGGTAAAAAAACAggtacaaaagctttgaagtaaGAATAtacttaaaaagttaataaaaattttaattgatataGTCAggcaaatttttttgttctttttttttttttttaaagcaagttactgattcactttcctcttttgttttagGTACATACCTATGTCAACACTACAGGTGTACAAGAAGAACGGAAAAACTGCGCAAGTGTGCATGTCCCATTGGAGGCGAGGGTTTCTAATGCTGAAAGCAACACACCAAAAGAAGAACCAAGTAATATTGAGGACAGGGACCCTCAGATTCTTCTTGAACCTGAAGGAGTCAAGTTTGTCTTAGGACCAACCCCAGTTCAAAAGCAattaatggaaaaagagaaactgGAACAACTTGGAAGAGATCAAGTCAGCGGAAGTGGTGCGAATAACACGGAATGGGACACTGGCTATGACAGTGATGAACGAAGAGACGCGCCCTCTGTTAACAAACTGGTGTATGAAAATCTAAATGGGCTATCTCTCCCCAGTGCCTCAGGGCTCAGGAGAGGTCGTCTGCCGTCCACCAGTACCTCAGATACCCAGAATATCAACAACTCAGCTCAGAGAAGAACTGCATTGTTAAACTACGAAAATCTACCATCTTTGCCTCCTGTTTGGGAAGCCCGCAAGCTAAGTAGGGATGAAGATGACAATTTAGGACCAAAGACCCCATCTCTAAATGGCTACCATAATAATCTTGATCCAATGCATAACTATGTAAATACAGAGAATGTAACAGTGCCGGCAAGTGCTCACAAAATAGAATATTCGAGGCGTCGGGACTGTACACCGACAGTCTTTAACTTTGATATCAGACGCCCAAGTTTAGAACACAGGCAGCTCAATTACATACAGGTTGACTTGGAAGGTGGCAGTGACTCTGACAACCCTCAGACTCCAAAAACGCCTACCACTCCCCTTCCACAGACCCCTACCAGACGCACAGAGCTGTATGCTGTGATAGACATCGAGAGAACTGCTGCTATGTCAAATCTGCAGAAAGCACTGCCACGAGACGATGGTACATCTAGGAAAACTAGACACAATAGTACTGATCTGCCCATGTGAGCCCGGAAACCATTACATTGTTTGCACCtttgtgaagttttaaaaaaatgaagatgcaagtgcttcatttttatttctaaacactAACTCCTTTTATAGactgataaaaaattttttttctgactatttCATGTGCTTCTTTAAAGGGAATTAAAATGTAGAGCAGGTACTCATAAAAGAACACTAATTTCATTCTATACTACTCATTACTGTACAGCAGCATTCCCATTTTCACAGTGcctatttaaaatgagaattgaAGTGAGTGACATGCTGGTCAATTTTTATTAAGATTCTGGACTCATGCATATCATTCACGTCTAAGTCATGGTTGGCATTTAAAGCATATTATAAAGCCTCTTGATAATGTGCATTGCTAACAGGTAACTCTAGGCTTTGAAAGTACTATTTGTAGATTTACTATTCATGGTATGTGACCTCCAGCATGTAACATGAGGAATCCTTTATTTCATTAATTGTAGGCTTTTTGACTTGAGCCAGGACCTATGTATGGAAATAGAAGTACCACACCTCCTATGTACCAGTCAGTTCCTTAGCCTTCAGCATTTCTAGAAAGAGCCCTACGTTCGTGAACATGGTTTGCTGTTGGTGTGTTGAAAGGCAGGAAAGAGACGAGGGTTTCTGTTTACTCATCTCATCGTGTCATTTGAAAGGCATGCCCAGATATCTTAGTCAGAATTACACATAGGCTCAAGAATCAGTCTCAGGTCACTTTAtccaaaaacatttgaaaatctgaACCGTGATCTCTTGAAAGTTTCTCTCCTACAGATTATTAACAGTAACATTGTTTTCTGGAGGCATTTGTGCCATTAGATTGCCATTTATCTTCAAGTTTTTCCTTTGGTGTTGGGATGTCTAATTTTGTTGCTTTATGTCTTTTTCAATTTAGGATGTTTGAGTTTGTATATAGTTTTGAAATTGGATTATGTGTTCATTGTTgtttagtttgcatttttgtCAAATTGTGGTTTTGAAGGTTCATTTGGAACTTACTGTTATTCTGTAACAGGGTTGCCCTTGtccagtatttatttatatgccGTTTACTTTTCAAGTTGATAAAAGCATTCTCAcagttttaaatttcacttgtgtTCATAGGTGATCTCTTAAGcagctgagaagaaaaaaaaaaggaagctactTTTAGCATGCAAATTTCCCTAAAGGTACTGTGTTTTCTCTGTGGGCCCTCTCCCAGCACTTTAGCAGTGATTCCCTCAGTCACACGGCTGCAGTTGTACTTTGCCCGCTGTAGTGCTCCTCAGCTCTGCTGTCTTTTCACTCATGGCTGGATCTTGGATTATCCCTTGATTTTAATAGAATGTTAAGATTGTTGCCAGCATAGCAGGTACAGTGGAGTCTTATAGCAATGGCATTGTGTCATAACTTAGGATTGAAAATGAATTGAAGTTTATATAAACTGATGAGAGTTCATATGTCTGGCTCTTGGAAAATCAAGAATTTTCCAGTTTCCCAAATCCTAGAGAAGACAAGAGCGGGTGGAGTGGAAAGAAGGTTAGATAACCTTGCAAAATATGTCGCTGTCTCCTCTAAATATGAGGAAGTTTGAGATTTTGGTCTGGATCTACCAGATGTAACTAAGGTTAATTTAGCGTGAAAAAGTTTCAGTCATATAGCATACAATCTGTTCCATAAATGACCTAATTATAGGACAGTGAATGGATTAGCAAAATAATAGGGTGGGACcattataaaggaaataaattgttAAAGATGTCTTTATCATTTTTAGTGCCACTGGTTTATGTGCATagcagaattttctttcttttctgtgaatttggTGCTTACCAAAGTGTTCACTGTTCTCTAAAAAGAGAGCAGAGGTATAGGTATGCAGTTtccattttaatgtattgttccATTTATGCTTTATTCTGAGTAGATTGCTAATTGTGCCAAATTTATGTGATGATTTTTGTAATGTGGAATAAGAGTTATGATGGAACCAGTGCACATGGTTTTCTCCGAAACAAGCAGTCAAGACAGAACGTTAACCTCCAAACAAAAGGGCTGACCTATTTACTCATTTTGGAGGTTGgatactttcttttcttacttttcctcaaccttttcatttttccttccagattctgattagtttttatattttttaagcaaCTATAATATAACCATTGCAATTTATTCTTTCAATACTGtgtgctttaaaaatgaaaatgggacCAATTTGTCTGCTAAGAATTTGATTTTTAGGTACTACGAGTATTAGGGAAGATGTATACAACTGGTATTAATTTCTAGATGTCTCTGGAAATCACCTGTGTtcctatttaattaaaaataacgtAGAACACTATTTGTCTTCTGCAGTAGTCTAGTAATGGGCATTAAGCTCTGTCCTGGAAGAATTGTACCAATTACTAGGTGCATTTTAGAATGAGatatttttattgggatataattgtgGCCGTATGTTTCAGATTTTCTGAGACAGACCTAATTTtagatattctgttctgttgatacATCATGTGATCCCACTTTTTGGTTTTGGAAATATAGTCATTGATCATATGCTTTCCCCCTAATAGAATCCTGTTTTATCCATATAGATCGTAACAGCTTttatcccagaccagggctggaaacTGATATGGGTATTACATGTGTTTTTTCTTAGTGTGTTTTATTTCCCAGGTTCATCttcctttcaaaatgaaaatatggtgccttccctccctccaggaaGATTGGCAAATAGTTCCTTTTATTTACTGCTGCTGTGGAGTGATGAGATATGCACTTTACTTTTGAAGACTCAGCAAAAAGCTTTTCACTTCTCAGTAtatccagaatagatcacattttggaCTTAAGAAAATTTGCCAAGCAGTCTTTGTTTTTACAGATATTAATGTTGACCCCACAGTTCAGTGTTGTGAGTCAAGCTAGTGTTTGTgtatccctccccaccaaaaaaaatccGTGGCGCAAAGTATAAAAATGTACCTCAATAATGTTCTATTAAAAATGGGACAGGGGCcttatgttttcataatttccCAATAATGTGCCACCATATTTTTGCCTCAAGGTAAAGGTTTTaacaagctaaaaaataaatcccATTTCCCCTTGTGCTGTTCCTAACCCATAATGTCCAAGTGTTTTGTGCAATGTGTAGTGtgggtgtataaatatatatatgtatatttgtatatacatatatatatgtatatatatatatatatatctccttgaAATAGACATACCATCAGAGACAACATTCAGAAGTAACTGATGTATTGGCATCTCTTTCTAATCTCTGATATGTGAGGTATATGGTACTAAATTACCTTTTCCCTGATGTTTGCCAAATTTGAATAAAGACATTGGTACAAAATCACAATGTATAGAAATGTTTTTGGcttgaaaaattaacaaatattttatgacgTACAACAATATACTCTGCCCAAACCAGCACCCTATCTTTCCTGTTCTTTACGTCCCTTTTCCCCATCCCTacgtcctctttttttttttttttttttttggtgtaacaCAATTCTTTTGTAGCATCCTTACAATTGCAGTTCTATGACAATTGGACAATAATAGCATGGAAACGGACTGGTATTAATAGTACAGTAGTCACCAGTGTGCCACATTTGCATTGGTAAatgcaaaatacacattttataaaggacaaattttgtgttatgtttttattttcattacattgTATAATATTGTAAGATTATGTATGTCCTAATTTgcattataaatgtttttttcctacGTAAAGGCATAAATATAGCAACTTTGTATAAAGGTAGcttattagatttttaattttgtcttttataaaaaATTGTCTAACAGTGGGACTACCATTGCCAAATTGTatatgaaatatgaattttacCCCCATAGTTAATTTCGTTTATAAGCATTCCATATTTCTCTAATAAAAGACATAAGTGATACTGTACTATgcataaattgtattttaatgcTGTTTCAtatcagcattttaaattttggtttgcatttttaatattggCAAAATTTACCACTGTTGATTAAACCTTGTTGTATATGTAACAACATCTTTTGCCCTCTAGCCCTCCCCACCCTTGTTCTCTATTTCTCCCTGTCAGTGCCAACTTCATACGTTTTGTAGCATGgcaataaaatataacttttacaCTGAGGCCAAGTGTGGCTTTTTGGAGGATGTGGACATGGGAGGATTACCCTCTAGTTGTTCTTTGCGTATGACCTTTTTGCCATATAAGCCATGTTTCTAGGCATGAGGAAGTTATCTCGTGTATGATGTGAATGTGCTTTTAAGGACAAGTGTGAATGtgcttttaagcttaatttttGTCCTAACAAATAagaactaattttttatttttggaaaagtcAGAGTTCTTGAAGTACAATCAAACCTTTATTAACTGGAGTACTTAAAGAATAAGCTAATAATTGAATTTAGTTCAACAAGGGCTaagcaacacatttttaaaatccttatttaTTGTAGAGTATTAGTATACCAtcctaaaaattatatataaaatatgttttaattttagatgATTTAGCTTCTTGCAATGACTTAGTGTTGTCATTCTGGCATAAATCTCCATGACGAGGTACTCAAGTTGATACTGGAAGCTGAGCTGACTATACACTAACCTTAAGCATTCGTGAAAAACTGCTTTGTTGAATAAAATCTGATCGGAGTTCTTATGGTTACTTTCCCCCTTATTGCCTAAAGTAGATTGCAATAAAACCCCAATAAAAGTTTGGTTGGATACCTATTTTAAAGTTTCACTGTATTTATACTTCACACATTTCTTGAAACTTTATGATAAGAGGTTTTATTCCTTAGTCTCATATCACTGCCTCCATTTTCAAAGTTCaaagtgaaatgaaattttaCGTATTTGAGACTCTCACAGTTTTTATCTTCTTGGTCATTCAAACTAGTAGTACTCAGGGCTGGGACTCCAGACCTGTGTTTTGTCACTGAGCGGCACTGCAAAGCCTATTTTGGTATAGCTCAAGATGGAGATTATTTAAACAGTGAAGGGAATAGACAAGTCCACAAATGATCaggtgcttactatgtaccagacaccaCGGAACACAGAAATTGGTTAAGATGTGACAGAGACCACATCTTGCAAAACTTAGGTGTtctcagaaattaaaacctttttttggattatttctgtatttttcctttgagCTCCTTTTGAAGACAGTAACTATTCACATATTTAATGAAGGAGCACAAACTAGGTCCTATGCTAGTAATAAAGATAGTAAATTTTGTTCTCAAAAGAATTTGTAGTTTAGAACAGCCCTTCTAACTGAGGGCAGTGCCCTTCCTCCCCCCAGAGGACTAAGCCCTAAGATAGGTATAAGGAATTACCATCTCTGTGATACCTCTAGAATAGTAGTAGCTATATACTTaggagaattgaaaaaaaaattccagttctTAATACGTGATGTGATGTGATAAAGGCACATACAAAGGAAGGGCATCTAACTCAGCCTGAGAATGGAGATTTTCGAGAAGGGCTTACAGGAGGTAATCCCTGAGGTGTTTgatgagggcaggaggggagaggataTCTTAGGGAGAAGAAATaccatgtgcaaaggcacagaggtgtaGAAAGATCACGATGTTCAGTGGTGGCAGAGGTTCCATATGCCTGGAGCATAGGATGCAAAGGCAGTCTGGGGGGATAGAGAAGGGAGAAATGAGAGACATCACATAGGTATAGAATGCGAAGGAGTTTTTGTTTTACTCTAAATGAGGTGAGACAATTTGAAGGGTTTAAACATtggagaaataacattttaaagatgactcTGACATCAATATGGAGGATAAAATAGAAGACATGGCATTTTAATAAGGCAGGGAgactaaaatggaagaaaaactggATAAATGCTTTTTCAAAGGCATTGTTAAAGGAGTGTTTAGGTTACCTGTTGCTGTGCAACAAGCCACCTaaaaactttgtggcttaaaacaaatcaTTTTGTTATTTCTCACATTGCTATAGATCACAGTAGGCAGGCTTACGGAACCCACCCCAAATTACAAAACTAATATATGGAAGAGTTGAAATCCAAACCCACGCAGTCTGGTTCCTGAAGCTGAGTGTTTAGCCTCTGGCACACAAGGGTGACACCAAATGacacaggaaaggaggaaaagtcaAAAACACACGCAATAGAGAAAGGACAAATTGCTGGGAGTCCCCTCATGGGGGCTCCTCCTGGCTGTCTCAGGCCTCTGCTCCACAAGTGGCAGAGCCTGCCTCCCAGTCCCCATCCAAGAGCCCCTGGCTGTGCTTCTCCCCACCGCCACTCCAAAGACCAGCAGGGAGGCGGCGCGGGCTCCTCCATCACCTGTAGTCTCAGGCTTGCCTGCCAAAGGACATCATAATATTTACACATACCTGATTTTGCCCACAATAAAAACAGCTGTTTTCAATATTGTGCAGGTATCTTAGCGCCTTGTTATTGTGACTTCTCATTCCACTGTGCGATTTGAGATCTGCTGGTTGAGGTACATTTCCTGAAAAAGAGCAAGTTTCCCTACAAAGAACACAAAACTCTTGGTAGATTTATAATAATTTGTCCAATCTGAACACCCCTTTTCAGGATGGACCCTGCAAATAGTGTAAactggggtcagcaaactttgtCCGTAAAggatcagatagtaaatattttaggctttatgggcTATAGagtctgtcacaactactcaaccctTCCATTGTATAACTATGGTATTGCCCAGTATAAAAATGAGTTTGCTTGTGTTACAACCAAGCTTCATGGAtgtcaaaatataaatttcatataattttaatgtatcacaaaagtttttatgttttcaaccacttaaaaatatagaaaacattctTAACTCTCTGGCCATACAAAATCAGGTGGCAGGTTGGATTTGGCGCCTCATGGTTTGTCGATCCCTGATGTAAACTAACCCTCTTAGCATATATCTGAAGGGTagaacaattaaaaatggaaaatatcaggacttccctggtggtccagtggctaggactctgccctcccaatgcagggggcccgggtttgatccctggtcagggaactagatcccacatgccgcaactaagagttcgcatgctccaactaaagatcccacatgtggcaacgaagatcccgcatgctgcaactaagaccaggcgcagccaaataaataaatatttttttaaaaaattgaaaacacccATCAATGTTAACAATTGCCacaatccgggcttccctggtggcgcagtggttgcgcgtccgcctgccgatgcaggggaaccgggttcgcgccccggtctgggaggatcccacgtgccgcggagctgctgggcccgtgagccatggccgctgggcctgcgctccggagcctgtgctccgcaacgggagaggccgcagcagagggaggcccgcaaaccacaaaaaaaaaaaaaaaaaaaaaaaaaacaattgccACAATCCAAGATCTTGCTAAGAGATCAGTTagtcaaagggagaaaaaggtaTCAGATGCAAAGctagacagattttttttaagtacaaaaattttgctttaaatgtcCTAGGGGTCAACTTAGAGAAAGTAGAAAACTGTTCTTAGCAAACGGAAATATTTGGGATTGATTTTGCTCTTTACAAAAGAcattatgtaagagaatattaGTCATCTCTACAactgtgttggggggaggggacaatGAGTGAAATGCAAAATCTCCTGAAAGTGAGCAAGCCAGACAAAGTAAGTCTCCATC
This region includes:
- the FRS2 gene encoding fibroblast growth factor receptor substrate 2, with protein sequence MGSCCSCPDKDTVPDNHRNKFKVINVDDDGNELGSGIMELTDTELILYTRKRDSVKWHYLCLRRYGYDSNLFSFESGRRCQTGQGIFAFKCARAEELFNMLQEIMQNNSINVVEEPVVERNNHQTELEVPRTPRTPTTPGFAAQNLPNGYPRYPSFGDTSSHPSSRHPSVGSARLPSVGEESTHPLLVAEEQVHTYVNTTGVQEERKNCASVHVPLEARVSNAESNTPKEEPSNIEDRDPQILLEPEGVKFVLGPTPVQKQLMEKEKLEQLGRDQVSGSGANNTEWDTGYDSDERRDAPSVNKLVYENLNGLSLPSASGLRRGRLPSTSTSDTQNINNSAQRRTALLNYENLPSLPPVWEARKLSRDEDDNLGPKTPSLNGYHNNLDPMHNYVNTENVTVPASAHKIEYSRRRDCTPTVFNFDIRRPSLEHRQLNYIQVDLEGGSDSDNPQTPKTPTTPLPQTPTRRTELYAVIDIERTAAMSNLQKALPRDDGTSRKTRHNSTDLPM